From the Candidatus Krumholzibacteriia bacterium genome, the window CGGGGTTGGGACCCCACAGGTGCCCCAGCGCCGCCACGTACACCACGTCCGGGTTGCGCGGGTCCACCGCCAGGCGCGGGATGTCGTGGCTCTCCTTCAATCCCACGAACTCGAACGTCGCCCCGGCGTCGGTGGAACGGTACACGCCGCCGCCCCACGACGAACTGTTGCGCCCGTTGGCCTCGCCCGTGCCCACCCACACGATCTTCGCCTTGCCCTTCTCCGCGCGCTCCGCGGCCGGCACCAGCGTGCCTTCCTTTTCCCAGCCCGGCCAGCTCGGCGGCGCATCCGCCACCGCGAGTGCACCAATGGAGTGCTGACCGGTCTTATCGAACACGGGGGAGAAGGTGACACCCATGTTGTCGGTCTTCCACACGCCGCCGGTGCCGTAGCCCACGTAGAAGGTCTTGCTGTTGCCGGGTGCCAGCGCGAGCGCGCCCACGCGCCCGCTCATGTTGGCCGGACCGACGCTGCGCCACGCGAGGCCCTTGAAGTCATCAGTCGTGACGGCGCGGGCCTTGTTGTCCTTCGCCCTGGGCTCCGCGGACCAACCCCGCGAAACAGCCCCGGCACAGACGAGAACCAGAACGGCAGCCAACCCGACACGAAACGATCTGTGGAACATGGACGATTTCCTCCTGAAGTGCGGTCGCACCATTCTACAGCAGACCGCCGGTGCGCACACCCACACCGAGCACGAGAAAGAGCACCGCCACGATGGTAATGGCCACAATGTGCGCGCGCAACGCCGGCAACCGGGCCGCGTCGAGCTTTGGGATGATGCGCAGCCGCGCGTGAGCACCCAGCACAGCGGTGGCAGCCAGGAGCGCAAGCTTGGCCACAATGAGCCACGCCTGTGGCGTCGCCGGCAAGAACCACCCCGCCGCATTCGGAATCCAGCGCTGCGCCAGCCAGATGCCTGTGACAATCTGCAGAAGCAGGGCCGGAATGCCCAGTCGCTCATAGCCGGATTCGAAGTCGCGAACAATGGCAGGATCGTTGGCGCGCATGGCGCGTGGCAGAACTGTCAGCGCCAGCACCAGGTGGCCACCCACCCAGATGGTTGCGCCCAGCAGATGCAACACGACAAGAATTCGGTATGTTTCCATGGTGGGTACGCGGGTCAGCGGAAGATCGGCAACAGGAGAAACGCCTGCACGACGAACGCGTTGGCCAGGTCCACGAAAAACGACCCGGCCAGGGTGATCAACAGAAACGCCCTGGCCGACGGTCCATAGCGGCGCGCGACACTGTCCATCGTCGCCATCCCCACCGCCATCGAACTCAACCCGAACCCGACAAAACCGCCCACCGCCAGTGCCGCGTCGTAATCCCGCCCGAGCGCCCGGAAGAGCAACCGGTAGCCGATCAGCAGGATCAACACGATCTGCACGATGATGTTCAACGCCAGCGGCACGATGATGCCGCCGAGGGTCCAGAGGCGGAGGCTCATGAGATACATGGCGAGGAACGCCTGCAGCGCGATCTGGCCGTTGCGCTCAACCGGGCCCATTGCGAGCTTCATTCGGAACACGTCTGCGAAGTTCGTGACCAGGACCCCGCACAGCATCGCGGTGAGGAAGCCCGGGAGCATGAATCCCGCTGCGCGGGCGCGCATGTTCAGGGACTCGCCGAGAAGAATGATGCCGATCAGCAGGAGCAGGGTCCGCATGACCTGCTCGATGCTCGGACCCGCGGCGCTCTTTTCATCGGCGGATGCGCCCGGATCCACCCACGGCGCCGCGGACGGACCGGACGGTCCTGTCAGTCCCTTTCGCCGGACCAGCCAGCCCGTCGCCGGTCCCGCTACCAGCGCGCCGGCCACCACCGCGAGTGTCGCGCCCGCCATCGCCACCTCGGGCGCGTGCTCCAGCCCGATGGCCTGCGCTTCCTTTCCCCACGCGGCCGCAGTACCGGGCCCGCCCACCAGGGAGACGCTCCCCACCAGCAACCCGTGATACGGATGCGCGCCGAACATGAGTGCGATCAGAACGCCAACCACGTTCTGCGCTACGATTAACAGCACGGTGATGCCGCACAAAAGCGCGAGCGGTTTGCCGCCGGACTTCAGCGAGGAGAGCTTGGCCGACAGGCCCACCGTGGTGAAGAACATGAGGAGGAAGAACTCGGAGAGCTGGGTTCCGAACGTGAACTCCACGCCGGCCCATGCGCGAATGAGCGTCACAACAACCGCAACGAAGATGCCACCCACCACCGGCGAGGGGATGTCGAGGCGTTTGAGGACACGCAGCCGGTGCGTGAGCGCGGTGCCGAGCACCGCCGCCACCAGGCCAACCGCCAAGGTCTGCAGTTCCGAAAGGGGGATCTGTGTCATCGCGAGAAACCTGCTATACAGACGCCAGACGAATCGTCTCCAGCATCTCGTCATTGCGGCTGGAGGGCTTGAGCGTCACCGCGGCCTCGAGCGATTCCATGGGAAGGATACCGAGTTGCTTGAACGCGCGCGCCACGCAGTACAGCGAAACCCGCGTTGCGGCCAGCTTGACCGGTGCCTGCGCGGGATCGATGACGTGCACCGTTGCGCGCGTCTTCAGGTCGGCGGCCACCGACGGCACCGCAAACACCAGGTTCTCCGGCGTCATCGCCGCGAGCTTGCGGCCCACCTTGCTGGCGCCATCGTGGCTCAGCAGGATCATCGCGTCGGGTTTCAGGATGCCGGAGTACTCGATCTCCCGGGGGCTCAGCACCAGTTCGGCGATGCTGTGCCCGGTCATGATGGTGATGGGATAGTCGTCGCGTTGCGCCGCCCACAGGCCCGACAGAATCGCCGCCGTGCCCACGAGCTTTGCCGAAGAGAGCACCTTGCCGCCGGCGGAACCCGCCACCACGATGCGGAAGGGACGATCGAGCGGCGCGGAGAACCTTGGTTCGATGGGGCGGGGCCTGGGCAGCGGCTTTCCCTGCATCGGCGCCGACGCCTCGCGGTACGCGGCGGCGTACTCGGGGTACTCCGTGCGATACAGCAGCCCCGCCTTGAGGTGCAGGTTGTCGAGGATCTCGGTGAGCGTCTTCTTGGACGCCTTGTTGCGCGGCACGTAGTACGCCGTGCACAGCTCCCAGATGTCGAGCAGCGCAAAGCAGTTTGCGTTGACGGCCTCGGCGATGCGGTCCGGCAGGTCCTTGTCGAAGTTGGTG encodes:
- a CDS encoding CopD family protein; the encoded protein is METYRILVVLHLLGATIWVGGHLVLALTVLPRAMRANDPAIVRDFESGYERLGIPALLLQIVTGIWLAQRWIPNAAGWFLPATPQAWLIVAKLALLAATAVLGAHARLRIIPKLDAARLPALRAHIVAITIVAVLFLVLGVGVRTGGLL
- the gltS gene encoding sodium/glutamate symporter; translated protein: MTQIPLSELQTLAVGLVAAVLGTALTHRLRVLKRLDIPSPVVGGIFVAVVVTLIRAWAGVEFTFGTQLSEFFLLMFFTTVGLSAKLSSLKSGGKPLALLCGITVLLIVAQNVVGVLIALMFGAHPYHGLLVGSVSLVGGPGTAAAWGKEAQAIGLEHAPEVAMAGATLAVVAGALVAGPATGWLVRRKGLTGPSGPSAAPWVDPGASADEKSAAGPSIEQVMRTLLLLIGIILLGESLNMRARAAGFMLPGFLTAMLCGVLVTNFADVFRMKLAMGPVERNGQIALQAFLAMYLMSLRLWTLGGIIVPLALNIIVQIVLILLIGYRLLFRALGRDYDAALAVGGFVGFGLSSMAVGMATMDSVARRYGPSARAFLLITLAGSFFVDLANAFVVQAFLLLPIFR
- a CDS encoding thiamine pyrophosphate-dependent enzyme; amino-acid sequence: MSEPTTITTLARFRNETPYPFCPGCGHTHILNHLSGAFSKLQVDPSKVVIVSDIGCSGLSDEYFDTSAFHGLHGRSITYATGIKLARPDLTVIVIMGDGGTGIGGAHLLSAARRNIGITVLVFNNFNFGMTGGQHSGTTPPGANTATTEGGNLERPLDVCATVGANGAGYVWRGTNFDKDLPDRIAEAVNANCFALLDIWELCTAYYVPRNKASKKTLTEILDNLHLKAGLLYRTEYPEYAAAYREASAPMQGKPLPRPRPIEPRFSAPLDRPFRIVVAGSAGGKVLSSAKLVGTAAILSGLWAAQRDDYPITIMTGHSIAELVLSPREIEYSGILKPDAMILLSHDGASKVGRKLAAMTPENLVFAVPSVAADLKTRATVHVIDPAQAPVKLAATRVSLYCVARAFKQLGILPMESLEAAVTLKPSSRNDEMLETIRLASV